The Carassius carassius chromosome 34, fCarCar2.1, whole genome shotgun sequence genome has a segment encoding these proteins:
- the LOC132114956 gene encoding clustered mitochondria protein homolog isoform X1: protein MKDTAKKGNGEKRTMDVSCSANGKETSESKKDDDGSFPVKIQGAGVEPFELQVHGFWLVQDAIMTVLGREEVVPRTSIALAFSGVTLDPMMELQDIKGFKAGVTLRLVEEPYSPRLAQAHLARVQEMLKAIGPQDALMEGRSPAVLNTLTQTSEAPPTLHTSKNKRANSKTEQSGEAPPPPAYILPGVSEIPPLMTLLPTITHSEAPSYLLDLSLSCWNPPPGFRKLQGDFMYISVHTLEGKHCDITSCPRGFYLNRSTLEMFDPRPAQSTPVCHCLTDLLSHISPQFKHNLSTLRHRPSLPTEETLSTPYRTVSWLGISSLHSHKPSFSSRLGLDQDLNVQAPDWNKELQTARDLPQRSLEERLQRDRALLQVNSAFVWAVAQAAEKVMDGFVDSISGSHGDPVFLCGGVFMSKATYGDQLLGGERSNRAAQRLELQCVQAYSDLDGDLQNLHTIPTALADYRGVRLSAQGLAPGIQGSEQAEVPSGLLYGYSAGPLENPSRRKLLQLLALSAKALSLQRHAVLGPTGHQLPLFTSIDAQGILGADGRYYLLDVYRTMPADTNFLVEDGEEGAETEGSFPRRYPHALCRLRPELVKAFIQHKHAEFSQRVKAHMEENGGLEECMKSADSRNIDAVRKACKDVGSVSDIIFEMRFNPNVFSQGVEFPSSESDAVELQKRLLKEAACFIINDRIPEFMNDCIHGADIPMDGASLRRALHQKGINLRYLGHLISSINQSDRKHQLRHITRLAFAEIVVRCAQRFFSGYIQGVETSNLSAAASHFLCCLLVPNFSSASNGEESKKRSRRRGRGGGGAPDSTSWTALSGNELWSLICQDAEETYRLKEGLGSNVDHLVEQYGLQKISLLREMCLKTGIQLRLREYILDNRNKAAINPDDVLNILPVIKHISMTTSDATRMFSAAQNSLQKGLLEQAYEQLKEAAYIFGRVCDDLHPEACRCLSLLARVAYVQGHPAEARSVQLRVVVISERVLGFDHPNTIQQYVLLAVYLLAGGETALAQRCLYRAKVLLLTVHGADHPYTAVIDASLGLFLQGEQSLQYLQSALKLNSSFRGDADLTTALMHHLLAQRLCVAGDYRGGMNHEKEAHSIYQSKYGEDHPQTKCSSDFLRNITQQAVRVERSIRQGGVELCEALPEGLVPSQDTTLEQLALVNGILKTSYSTRMMEFKEKLKERKAAEEAEKAKLGNSESTSQVTEEDTDTNAESQSSETNACEKSDHSNMNGQIESHQHNGNCATKNESEGEEQPSNSTNSVSTESQSKSSNVMMLVNEAESESAVVNGKECVVKDESEKQVETE from the exons ATGAAGGACACGGCCAAGAAAGGAAATGGAGAGAAGAGAACTATGG ATGTCTCATGTTCAGCGAATGGGAAAGAAACGTCTGAAAGCAAAAAAGATGATGATGGGTCATTTCCAGTGAAGATTCAGGGTGCTGGTGTCGAACCCTTTGAGCTGCAG GTTCATGGATTCTGGCTGGTCCAGGATGCCATCATGACTGTTTTGGGCCGAGAGGAGGTGGTACCACGCACATCTATTGCTCTGGCCTTTTCAGGTGTGACCCTTGACCCCATGATGGAGCTCCAGGACATCAAGGGCTTCAAAGCTGGAGTCACTCTCCGTCTAGTGGAAG AGCCGTACTCGCCTCGTTTGGCACAGGCTCATCTGGCACGTGTGCAGGAGATGCTGAAAGCTATCGGGCCCCAAGACGCCTTGATGGAGGGCCGATCCCCCGCTGTactgaacacactcacacaaacgtcag AAGCCCCTCCCACTCTGCACACATCAAAAAACAAACGAGCCAATAGTAAGACAGAGCAGTCTGGTGAAGCCCCACCCCCTCCTGCCTACATTCTGCCTGGAGTTTCTGAAATTCCTCCGTTGATGACCCTACTGCCCACCATCACACACAGTGAA GCTCCCAGTTACCTGCTCGACCTGTCACTCAGCTGTTGGAACCCTCCCCCAGGTTTCCGGAAGCTGCAAGGTGACTTCATGTACATCAGTGTCCACACTCTGGAGGGCAAGCATTGTGACATCACTTCCTGCCCACGTGGATTTTACCTGAACAG GTCAACTCTCGAAATGTTTGACCCTCGTCCTGCTCAGTCGACTCCAGTGTGCCACTGTCTGACCGACTTGCTGTCTCACATCAGCCCACAGTTCAAGCACAACCTGAGCACACTGCGGCACAG GCCGTCTCTGCCGACTGAGGAGACACTGTCCACTCCGTACCGCACAGTCAGCTGGCTGGGCATCTCCTCACTTCACTCACACAAGCCCAGCTTCAGCAGCCGGCTGGGTCTGGACCAGGACCTCAATGTGCAG gCTCCTGACTGGAATAAGGAGCTTCAAACAGCCAGAGATCTTCCTCAGAGGAGTCTGGAGGAGAGACTTCAGCGGGACCGAGCGTTACTGCAG GTGAACAGTGCTTTTGTGTGGGCTGTTGCTCAGGCAGCAGAGAAGGTGATGGATGGCTTTGTCGACTCAATCAGCGGTTCTCACGGGGACCCGGTGTTCTTATGTGGTGGTGTGTTCATGAGTAAGGCGACATACGGAGACCAGTTGCTGGGAGGAGAACGGAGTAACAGAGCCGCACAACGCCTCGAGCTGCAATGTGTTCAGGCTTACAGCGACCTGGATGGAGACCTCCAAAACCTGCACACCATCCCCACCGCCCTGGCCGACTACCGCGGCGTTCGGCTGTCCGCGCAGGGCCTGGCCCCAGGTATTCAGGGCTCCGAACAGGCCGAGGTTCCCAGTGGTCTTTTATACGGCTACAGTGCAGGGCCATTGGAAAATCCATCGAGACGGAAACTCCTACAGCTGCTGGCTCTTTCCGCAAAGGCTCTTTCTCTGCAAAGACATGCGGTTCTGGGGCCAACTGGGCATCAGTTGCCCCTCTTCACCTCTATAGATGCCCAGGGGATTCTGGGGGCCGATGGTCGGTATTACCTGCTGGATGTGTATCGTACTATGCCTGCTGATACTAACTTCCTGGTAGAGGATGGAGAAGAAGGAGCAGAAACGGAAGGAAGTTTTCCCAGACGGTACCCTCATGCTTTGTGTCGATTACGGCCGGAGCTAGTGAAGGCGTTTATTCAACACAA ACATGCCGAGTTCTCACAGCGAGTGAAGGCTCACATGGAGGAGAACGGAGGGCTGGAAGAGTGCATGAAATCTG CTGATTCTCGGAACATAGACGCAGTAAGAAAAGCTTGCAAAGATGTCGGATCCGTCAGTGACATCATCTTTGAGATGCGTTTCAACCCTAATGTCTTCTCCCAAG GTGTGGAGTTTCCTAGCTCAGAAAGTGACGCTGTGGAGCTGCAGAAGAGATTATTGAAGGAAGCAGCGTGTTTTATCATAAACGACCGGATACCGGAATTT ATGAACGACTGCATTCATGGTGCTGACATACCAATGGACGGTGCTTCTTTACGACGAGCCCTCCATCAGAAAGGCATAAACCTGCGTTATCTAGGTCACCTGATCTCGTCCATCAACCAATCAGATCGCAAACACCAACTGCGACACATCACG AGGTTGGCGTTTGCGGAGATTGTAGTGCGCTGTGCACAGCGGTTCTTCAGTGGCTACATTCAG GGAGTGGAAACATCTAACCTGTCAGCAGCAGCGAGTCATTTCCTCTGCTGCTTACTGGTTCCTAACTTCAGTTCTGCATCAAATGGGGAGGAGTCTAAGAAGCGCTCCAGGAGGCGTGGCCGTGGAGGGGGCGGGGCTCCCGACAGCACGTCATGGACTGCACTCAGCGGGAATGAACTGTGGAGTCTGATCTGTCAGGATGCTGAAGAAACATACAGACTTAAAGAAGGTCTAGG GTCAAACGTGGATCATTTAGTAGAGCAGTACGGACTCCAGAAGATATCCCTGTTGAGAGAGATGTGCTTGAAGACTGGCATTCAG CTCCGCCTCAGAGAATACATTCTTGACAACCGTAACAAAGCGGCCATCAATCCTGACGACGTGCTTAACATCCTCCCCGTCATCAAGCACATAAGCATGACAACCAGCGACGCCACACGGATGTTCAGCGCGGCTCAGAACAGTCTTCAGAAAG GGTTACTGGAGCAGGCGTACGAGCAGCTGAAAGAAGCGGCGTACATCTTCGGCCGTGTGTGTGATGATCTTCACCCTGAAGCCTGCCGTTGTCTCAGTCTGCTGGCCAGAGTGGCCTATGTACAGGGTCATCCTGCtgag GCTCGTAGCGTGCAGCTGAGGGTCGTGGTCATCAGCGAAAGGGTTCTAGGTTTCGATCATCCCAACACCATTCAGCAATAC GTGTTGTTGGCAGTGTATCTGTTGGCTGGAGGCGAAACCGCTCTGGCTCAGCGCTGCCTATATCGTGCCAAAGTTCTCCTGCTGACGGTTCACGGAGCAGATCATCCTTACACTGCAGTCATTGAT GCTTCTCTGGGCTTGTTTCTTCAGGGAGAGCAGTCATTACAGTATCTACAGAGCGCACTGAAACTCAACAGCTCTTTCAGAGGAGACGCAGACCTGACCACAGCTCTGAT GCACCATCTGCTGGCTCAGAGACTGTGTGTGGCTGGAGACTACAGAGGAGGCATGAATCATGAAAAAGAAGCTCACAGCATCTACCAGAGCAAG TACGGAGAAGATCATCCTCAAACCAAATGCAGCTCTGATTTCCTGAGGAACATTACCCAGCAGGCCGTGCGTGTAGAACGGTCCATTCGTCAGGGAGGCGTGGAGCTTTGTGAGGCACTGCCTGAG GGTTTGGTTCCCTCTCAGGACACCACGCTGGAGCAGCTCGCTCTGGTCAATGGCATACTGAAGACTTCATACAG CACAAGAATGATGGAGTTCAAAGAGAAGCTGAAAGAGAGGAAAGCAGCGGAAGAGGCTGAAAAGGCTAAACTGGGGAACTCTGAATCCACCAGTCAGGTTACTGAGGAGGACACAGACACAAATGCAGAAAGTCAGTCATCAGAAACCAATGCTTGTGAGAAATCAGACCACTCAAACATGAATGGCCAGATCGAGTCCCATCAGCATAATGGAAACTGTGCCACAAAAAACGAAAGTGAGGGGGAGGAGCAACCATCAAACAGCACTAACAGTGTCTCTACTGAGAGCCAATCAAAATCAAGTAATGTTATGATGTTAGTAAATGAAGCAGAGTCAGAATCAGCAGTGGTGAATGGGAAAGAGTGTGTTGTGAAGGATGAATCTGAGAAACAGGTTGAGACGGAGTGA
- the LOC132114956 gene encoding clustered mitochondria protein homolog isoform X2, whose protein sequence is MKDTAKKGNGEKRTMDVSCSANGKETSESKKDDDGSFPVKIQGAGVEPFELQVHGFWLVQDAIMTVLGREEVVPRTSIALAFSGVTLDPMMELQDIKGFKAGVTLRLVEEPYSPRLAQAHLARVQEMLKAIGPQDALMEGRSPAVLNTLTQTSAPPTLHTSKNKRANSKTEQSGEAPPPPAYILPGVSEIPPLMTLLPTITHSEAPSYLLDLSLSCWNPPPGFRKLQGDFMYISVHTLEGKHCDITSCPRGFYLNRSTLEMFDPRPAQSTPVCHCLTDLLSHISPQFKHNLSTLRHRPSLPTEETLSTPYRTVSWLGISSLHSHKPSFSSRLGLDQDLNVQAPDWNKELQTARDLPQRSLEERLQRDRALLQVNSAFVWAVAQAAEKVMDGFVDSISGSHGDPVFLCGGVFMSKATYGDQLLGGERSNRAAQRLELQCVQAYSDLDGDLQNLHTIPTALADYRGVRLSAQGLAPGIQGSEQAEVPSGLLYGYSAGPLENPSRRKLLQLLALSAKALSLQRHAVLGPTGHQLPLFTSIDAQGILGADGRYYLLDVYRTMPADTNFLVEDGEEGAETEGSFPRRYPHALCRLRPELVKAFIQHKHAEFSQRVKAHMEENGGLEECMKSADSRNIDAVRKACKDVGSVSDIIFEMRFNPNVFSQGVEFPSSESDAVELQKRLLKEAACFIINDRIPEFMNDCIHGADIPMDGASLRRALHQKGINLRYLGHLISSINQSDRKHQLRHITRLAFAEIVVRCAQRFFSGYIQGVETSNLSAAASHFLCCLLVPNFSSASNGEESKKRSRRRGRGGGGAPDSTSWTALSGNELWSLICQDAEETYRLKEGLGSNVDHLVEQYGLQKISLLREMCLKTGIQLRLREYILDNRNKAAINPDDVLNILPVIKHISMTTSDATRMFSAAQNSLQKGLLEQAYEQLKEAAYIFGRVCDDLHPEACRCLSLLARVAYVQGHPAEARSVQLRVVVISERVLGFDHPNTIQQYVLLAVYLLAGGETALAQRCLYRAKVLLLTVHGADHPYTAVIDASLGLFLQGEQSLQYLQSALKLNSSFRGDADLTTALMHHLLAQRLCVAGDYRGGMNHEKEAHSIYQSKYGEDHPQTKCSSDFLRNITQQAVRVERSIRQGGVELCEALPEGLVPSQDTTLEQLALVNGILKTSYSTRMMEFKEKLKERKAAEEAEKAKLGNSESTSQVTEEDTDTNAESQSSETNACEKSDHSNMNGQIESHQHNGNCATKNESEGEEQPSNSTNSVSTESQSKSSNVMMLVNEAESESAVVNGKECVVKDESEKQVETE, encoded by the exons ATGAAGGACACGGCCAAGAAAGGAAATGGAGAGAAGAGAACTATGG ATGTCTCATGTTCAGCGAATGGGAAAGAAACGTCTGAAAGCAAAAAAGATGATGATGGGTCATTTCCAGTGAAGATTCAGGGTGCTGGTGTCGAACCCTTTGAGCTGCAG GTTCATGGATTCTGGCTGGTCCAGGATGCCATCATGACTGTTTTGGGCCGAGAGGAGGTGGTACCACGCACATCTATTGCTCTGGCCTTTTCAGGTGTGACCCTTGACCCCATGATGGAGCTCCAGGACATCAAGGGCTTCAAAGCTGGAGTCACTCTCCGTCTAGTGGAAG AGCCGTACTCGCCTCGTTTGGCACAGGCTCATCTGGCACGTGTGCAGGAGATGCTGAAAGCTATCGGGCCCCAAGACGCCTTGATGGAGGGCCGATCCCCCGCTGTactgaacacactcacacaaacgtcag CCCCTCCCACTCTGCACACATCAAAAAACAAACGAGCCAATAGTAAGACAGAGCAGTCTGGTGAAGCCCCACCCCCTCCTGCCTACATTCTGCCTGGAGTTTCTGAAATTCCTCCGTTGATGACCCTACTGCCCACCATCACACACAGTGAA GCTCCCAGTTACCTGCTCGACCTGTCACTCAGCTGTTGGAACCCTCCCCCAGGTTTCCGGAAGCTGCAAGGTGACTTCATGTACATCAGTGTCCACACTCTGGAGGGCAAGCATTGTGACATCACTTCCTGCCCACGTGGATTTTACCTGAACAG GTCAACTCTCGAAATGTTTGACCCTCGTCCTGCTCAGTCGACTCCAGTGTGCCACTGTCTGACCGACTTGCTGTCTCACATCAGCCCACAGTTCAAGCACAACCTGAGCACACTGCGGCACAG GCCGTCTCTGCCGACTGAGGAGACACTGTCCACTCCGTACCGCACAGTCAGCTGGCTGGGCATCTCCTCACTTCACTCACACAAGCCCAGCTTCAGCAGCCGGCTGGGTCTGGACCAGGACCTCAATGTGCAG gCTCCTGACTGGAATAAGGAGCTTCAAACAGCCAGAGATCTTCCTCAGAGGAGTCTGGAGGAGAGACTTCAGCGGGACCGAGCGTTACTGCAG GTGAACAGTGCTTTTGTGTGGGCTGTTGCTCAGGCAGCAGAGAAGGTGATGGATGGCTTTGTCGACTCAATCAGCGGTTCTCACGGGGACCCGGTGTTCTTATGTGGTGGTGTGTTCATGAGTAAGGCGACATACGGAGACCAGTTGCTGGGAGGAGAACGGAGTAACAGAGCCGCACAACGCCTCGAGCTGCAATGTGTTCAGGCTTACAGCGACCTGGATGGAGACCTCCAAAACCTGCACACCATCCCCACCGCCCTGGCCGACTACCGCGGCGTTCGGCTGTCCGCGCAGGGCCTGGCCCCAGGTATTCAGGGCTCCGAACAGGCCGAGGTTCCCAGTGGTCTTTTATACGGCTACAGTGCAGGGCCATTGGAAAATCCATCGAGACGGAAACTCCTACAGCTGCTGGCTCTTTCCGCAAAGGCTCTTTCTCTGCAAAGACATGCGGTTCTGGGGCCAACTGGGCATCAGTTGCCCCTCTTCACCTCTATAGATGCCCAGGGGATTCTGGGGGCCGATGGTCGGTATTACCTGCTGGATGTGTATCGTACTATGCCTGCTGATACTAACTTCCTGGTAGAGGATGGAGAAGAAGGAGCAGAAACGGAAGGAAGTTTTCCCAGACGGTACCCTCATGCTTTGTGTCGATTACGGCCGGAGCTAGTGAAGGCGTTTATTCAACACAA ACATGCCGAGTTCTCACAGCGAGTGAAGGCTCACATGGAGGAGAACGGAGGGCTGGAAGAGTGCATGAAATCTG CTGATTCTCGGAACATAGACGCAGTAAGAAAAGCTTGCAAAGATGTCGGATCCGTCAGTGACATCATCTTTGAGATGCGTTTCAACCCTAATGTCTTCTCCCAAG GTGTGGAGTTTCCTAGCTCAGAAAGTGACGCTGTGGAGCTGCAGAAGAGATTATTGAAGGAAGCAGCGTGTTTTATCATAAACGACCGGATACCGGAATTT ATGAACGACTGCATTCATGGTGCTGACATACCAATGGACGGTGCTTCTTTACGACGAGCCCTCCATCAGAAAGGCATAAACCTGCGTTATCTAGGTCACCTGATCTCGTCCATCAACCAATCAGATCGCAAACACCAACTGCGACACATCACG AGGTTGGCGTTTGCGGAGATTGTAGTGCGCTGTGCACAGCGGTTCTTCAGTGGCTACATTCAG GGAGTGGAAACATCTAACCTGTCAGCAGCAGCGAGTCATTTCCTCTGCTGCTTACTGGTTCCTAACTTCAGTTCTGCATCAAATGGGGAGGAGTCTAAGAAGCGCTCCAGGAGGCGTGGCCGTGGAGGGGGCGGGGCTCCCGACAGCACGTCATGGACTGCACTCAGCGGGAATGAACTGTGGAGTCTGATCTGTCAGGATGCTGAAGAAACATACAGACTTAAAGAAGGTCTAGG GTCAAACGTGGATCATTTAGTAGAGCAGTACGGACTCCAGAAGATATCCCTGTTGAGAGAGATGTGCTTGAAGACTGGCATTCAG CTCCGCCTCAGAGAATACATTCTTGACAACCGTAACAAAGCGGCCATCAATCCTGACGACGTGCTTAACATCCTCCCCGTCATCAAGCACATAAGCATGACAACCAGCGACGCCACACGGATGTTCAGCGCGGCTCAGAACAGTCTTCAGAAAG GGTTACTGGAGCAGGCGTACGAGCAGCTGAAAGAAGCGGCGTACATCTTCGGCCGTGTGTGTGATGATCTTCACCCTGAAGCCTGCCGTTGTCTCAGTCTGCTGGCCAGAGTGGCCTATGTACAGGGTCATCCTGCtgag GCTCGTAGCGTGCAGCTGAGGGTCGTGGTCATCAGCGAAAGGGTTCTAGGTTTCGATCATCCCAACACCATTCAGCAATAC GTGTTGTTGGCAGTGTATCTGTTGGCTGGAGGCGAAACCGCTCTGGCTCAGCGCTGCCTATATCGTGCCAAAGTTCTCCTGCTGACGGTTCACGGAGCAGATCATCCTTACACTGCAGTCATTGAT GCTTCTCTGGGCTTGTTTCTTCAGGGAGAGCAGTCATTACAGTATCTACAGAGCGCACTGAAACTCAACAGCTCTTTCAGAGGAGACGCAGACCTGACCACAGCTCTGAT GCACCATCTGCTGGCTCAGAGACTGTGTGTGGCTGGAGACTACAGAGGAGGCATGAATCATGAAAAAGAAGCTCACAGCATCTACCAGAGCAAG TACGGAGAAGATCATCCTCAAACCAAATGCAGCTCTGATTTCCTGAGGAACATTACCCAGCAGGCCGTGCGTGTAGAACGGTCCATTCGTCAGGGAGGCGTGGAGCTTTGTGAGGCACTGCCTGAG GGTTTGGTTCCCTCTCAGGACACCACGCTGGAGCAGCTCGCTCTGGTCAATGGCATACTGAAGACTTCATACAG CACAAGAATGATGGAGTTCAAAGAGAAGCTGAAAGAGAGGAAAGCAGCGGAAGAGGCTGAAAAGGCTAAACTGGGGAACTCTGAATCCACCAGTCAGGTTACTGAGGAGGACACAGACACAAATGCAGAAAGTCAGTCATCAGAAACCAATGCTTGTGAGAAATCAGACCACTCAAACATGAATGGCCAGATCGAGTCCCATCAGCATAATGGAAACTGTGCCACAAAAAACGAAAGTGAGGGGGAGGAGCAACCATCAAACAGCACTAACAGTGTCTCTACTGAGAGCCAATCAAAATCAAGTAATGTTATGATGTTAGTAAATGAAGCAGAGTCAGAATCAGCAGTGGTGAATGGGAAAGAGTGTGTTGTGAAGGATGAATCTGAGAAACAGGTTGAGACGGAGTGA